A single genomic interval of Streptomyces graminofaciens harbors:
- a CDS encoding phage integrase N-terminal SAM-like domain-containing protein, whose protein sequence is MLVIGISYLDPEPAVFKAMLEGWTKQQRARFLKWEGTIKPRLSLVRRFAEFSNQYPWQWQPAEFEAFIDHLRTKTPTFTVSSGRNYLNHLRLFCEYITDPRYDWMSVCQERFGQVPVQILHEWNTVTHVSEYEGDPSRRPLTYDEIQACSTPPTAGSRRSESAAARAR, encoded by the coding sequence ATGCTTGTAATCGGGATCTCCTACCTGGACCCCGAACCCGCCGTGTTCAAGGCCATGTTGGAGGGGTGGACCAAACAGCAGCGGGCCCGCTTCCTGAAGTGGGAGGGGACCATCAAGCCGCGACTGTCGCTGGTCCGCCGGTTCGCCGAGTTCTCCAACCAGTACCCGTGGCAGTGGCAGCCTGCGGAGTTCGAGGCGTTCATCGACCACCTGCGCACGAAGACGCCGACGTTCACCGTGTCGAGCGGCCGTAACTACCTGAACCACCTGCGGCTGTTCTGCGAGTACATCACCGATCCGCGCTACGACTGGATGTCCGTCTGCCAAGAGCGCTTCGGCCAGGTGCCGGTCCAGATCCTGCACGAGTGGAACACCGTCACCCACGTCAGCGAGTACGAAGGCGACCCGAGCCGGAGGCCGCTGACCTACGACGAGATCCAGGCCTGTTCGACGCCGCCGACGGCCGGGTCGAGGAGATCCGAAAGCGCGGCCGCAAGGGCGCGTTGA
- a CDS encoding DoxX family protein: MNLTLWIAAGLLTAVALAGGSSKTFIPKASLAAQHGGEWTQDASTGFIKTLGVLELMAAVGLILPAVLDIAPVMVPVTAACWIALVVGAMITHGRLGQSRLVLLNTVYLALAVFVAWGRFGSWSFGS, translated from the coding sequence ATGAACCTCACTCTTTGGATCGCCGCCGGACTGCTGACCGCGGTCGCCCTGGCCGGCGGCAGCAGCAAGACCTTCATCCCTAAGGCGAGTCTGGCCGCGCAGCACGGCGGGGAATGGACGCAAGACGCAAGCACCGGCTTCATCAAGACCCTCGGGGTCCTCGAACTCATGGCGGCGGTCGGCCTGATCCTGCCCGCCGTGCTCGACATCGCACCGGTCATGGTGCCGGTGACGGCCGCCTGCTGGATCGCCCTCGTGGTAGGCGCCATGATCACCCACGGTCGCCTCGGCCAGTCCAGACTGGTGCTGCTCAACACGGTCTATCTCGCGCTTGCCGTCTTCGTCGCGTGGGGCCGCTTCGGCTCTTGGTCCTTCGGCAGCTGA
- a CDS encoding VOC family protein, with protein sequence MTTSVVSIVYVNDAPAAARFYGDLLGMSPSFETSGYITFDLGPGADLGVWSGQFEDLSPDVPRTSEVCLAIDGGPDELNAIFEQWKSKGVTILREPHDAGFGLTFLAADPDGNRIRVAPRD encoded by the coding sequence ATGACCACATCCGTCGTGTCCATCGTCTACGTGAACGACGCTCCCGCCGCAGCTCGTTTCTACGGCGACCTCCTCGGCATGAGCCCCTCGTTCGAGACTTCGGGATACATCACCTTCGACCTCGGGCCGGGCGCTGACCTCGGTGTGTGGTCTGGCCAGTTCGAGGATCTGTCACCGGACGTCCCGCGCACCAGTGAGGTGTGCCTGGCCATCGACGGTGGACCCGACGAGCTCAACGCAATCTTTGAGCAGTGGAAGTCCAAGGGGGTCACGATCCTGCGCGAGCCTCATGATGCGGGGTTCGGGCTGACCTTCCTCGCAGCCGATCCTGACGGGAACCGTATCCGCGTCGCACCGCGGGACTGA
- a CDS encoding PIG-L family deacetylase codes for MNDWPLTLMAVHAHPDDEATGTGGVLARYAAEGIRTVLVTCTDGGCGDGPGGVKPGDPGHDPAAVALMRREELEASCEVLKISHLEMLDYADSGMMGWPTNDAPGSFWQTPVEEGAARLAELLRRYQPDVVVTYDENGFYGHPDHIQANRITMAALAMTALTPKVYWTTAPRSMMQRFGEVMREFGADGQEPDPAEAAAIAEIGLPDEEITTWVDTTAFGGQKFDALAAHASQGENIFFLRMGKERFTELMGVETFVRVQDTTGAAVPESDLFAGLR; via the coding sequence ATGAATGACTGGCCCTTGACGCTCATGGCGGTACACGCCCACCCCGACGATGAGGCCACTGGAACAGGAGGTGTCCTCGCCCGGTACGCGGCGGAGGGCATTCGCACGGTCCTCGTGACGTGTACCGATGGCGGTTGCGGTGATGGACCGGGGGGTGTCAAGCCGGGCGATCCCGGGCACGATCCGGCGGCCGTCGCCTTGATGCGGCGTGAAGAACTCGAGGCAAGTTGCGAAGTCCTGAAGATCAGTCATCTGGAGATGCTGGACTACGCCGACTCCGGGATGATGGGCTGGCCGACCAATGACGCCCCCGGCTCCTTCTGGCAGACGCCCGTGGAGGAGGGCGCTGCCCGACTCGCGGAACTCTTGCGGCGCTACCAGCCCGATGTGGTCGTCACCTACGACGAGAACGGCTTCTACGGCCACCCCGACCACATCCAGGCCAACCGCATCACGATGGCGGCGCTGGCGATGACCGCGCTGACACCGAAGGTGTACTGGACGACGGCGCCCCGCTCGATGATGCAGCGGTTCGGGGAGGTCATGCGCGAGTTCGGTGCGGACGGGCAGGAGCCGGATCCCGCTGAGGCCGCCGCGATCGCCGAGATCGGACTCCCCGACGAGGAGATCACCACCTGGGTGGACACCACCGCGTTCGGCGGCCAGAAGTTCGACGCGCTGGCCGCGCACGCCAGCCAGGGCGAGAACATCTTCTTCCTCAGGATGGGCAAGGAGAGGTTCACCGAGTTGATGGGCGTCGAGACCTTCGTACGTGTCCAGGACACCACCGGCGCGGCCGTGCCCGAGAGCGACCTCTTCGCCGGGCTGCGCTGA
- a CDS encoding NAD(P)H-binding protein codes for MILITGANGVVGRQVMNLLLQEGTAITAVTRGPGSAALPDDVQAVSGDLFRPQWIEAALEGVEALQISPRATGPGLGELLRLAVKQGVQRVVLLSATTVEHPAGEARFAAQFQRAEDLVSSSGLDWTVLRLADFAANALAWAPQIRSGDVVRGACGQAATSPIHETDIAAVAARALRGSVPPGSIHTLTGPQSLDQIEKVHLIGAALGRALSFQELPPERIRQGMLAQGLPEEVPDRLLGSLADYVHRPGPTTSAVEDLLGRPARTFADWARDNAPAFGG; via the coding sequence ATGATCCTGATCACTGGAGCCAACGGCGTCGTCGGGCGTCAGGTGATGAACCTGCTGCTGCAGGAGGGCACGGCCATCACCGCGGTCACGCGCGGCCCCGGCTCGGCCGCGCTCCCGGACGACGTCCAAGCCGTCAGCGGCGACCTGTTCCGCCCCCAGTGGATCGAGGCGGCGCTAGAGGGAGTGGAGGCCCTGCAGATCAGCCCGCGCGCCACCGGCCCGGGACTTGGCGAACTCCTGCGGCTCGCCGTCAAACAGGGCGTGCAGCGTGTGGTGCTGCTGTCGGCCACCACCGTGGAGCATCCCGCAGGGGAAGCCCGCTTCGCCGCGCAGTTCCAGCGCGCCGAGGACCTCGTCAGCAGCTCCGGCCTGGACTGGACGGTCCTGCGCCTGGCCGACTTCGCGGCCAATGCACTCGCCTGGGCGCCCCAGATCAGGTCCGGCGACGTGGTGCGCGGCGCGTGCGGCCAAGCCGCCACCTCGCCCATCCACGAAACCGACATCGCGGCCGTCGCCGCACGCGCCCTCCGCGGCAGCGTTCCCCCGGGGTCGATCCACACACTGACCGGGCCGCAGTCACTGGACCAGATTGAGAAGGTGCACCTCATCGGTGCCGCCCTCGGCCGGGCACTGTCCTTCCAGGAGCTCCCGCCGGAGCGCATACGCCAGGGCATGCTCGCGCAAGGACTGCCCGAGGAGGTCCCCGACCGCCTGCTCGGCTCCCTGGCCGACTACGTCCACCGCCCAGGACCCACCACCAGCGCCGTGGAAGACCTGCTGGGTCGACCCGCGCGCACCTTCGCAGACTGGGCACGCGACAACGCACCCGCCTTCGGCGGCTGA
- a CDS encoding LysR family transcriptional regulator, with protein sequence MELRDIEIFLTLAEELHFGRTAERLHVSQARVSQAIRRQERRLGVALFDRTSRRVALTPVGRRLCEDLQQALDLLHAGLARAQSAGPGAGRTLRLGVFGHAGHELRPLVDAFRTRYPGSDIQFGEINGSDAFTALRTGEHDAHVLWLPVAEPDLTVGPTVLTGGRVLAVSADHPLAQRGTASLEDLADNHVVDLGPEAPEYWVASMVPTRTPLGRRIPRGPAARTFHEILSLVAAGRCVHPLGEIAARYNRPPGIVFLPLHDAPTLEWALTWRTTADSPTIRALAQTAADLGPIAL encoded by the coding sequence ATGGAGCTGCGCGACATCGAGATCTTCCTGACACTGGCGGAAGAGCTGCACTTCGGCCGCACCGCCGAACGGCTTCATGTGTCCCAGGCCCGCGTCAGCCAGGCCATCCGCAGACAAGAACGACGCCTCGGCGTGGCCCTGTTCGATCGCACCAGCCGACGCGTGGCCCTGACCCCTGTCGGCAGGCGCCTGTGTGAAGACCTCCAGCAGGCCCTCGACCTCCTCCACGCAGGACTCGCCCGCGCCCAATCAGCCGGTCCGGGCGCGGGCCGGACCCTACGGCTGGGCGTCTTCGGCCACGCCGGACACGAACTACGCCCCCTCGTCGACGCGTTCCGCACCCGCTACCCCGGCAGCGACATCCAGTTCGGCGAAATCAACGGCAGCGACGCGTTCACCGCCCTGCGCACCGGAGAGCACGACGCGCACGTGCTGTGGCTGCCCGTCGCCGAACCGGACCTCACTGTCGGCCCCACCGTGCTCACCGGAGGCCGCGTGCTGGCCGTCTCCGCAGATCATCCGCTCGCCCAACGCGGCACCGCGTCCCTGGAAGACCTCGCCGACAACCACGTCGTCGACCTCGGCCCCGAAGCCCCCGAGTACTGGGTCGCCTCCATGGTCCCCACCCGCACCCCGCTCGGCCGCCGTATCCCACGTGGGCCCGCCGCACGGACCTTCCACGAGATCCTCTCCCTGGTCGCTGCTGGACGCTGTGTCCACCCGCTGGGCGAAATAGCCGCGCGCTACAACAGGCCCCCCGGCATCGTCTTCCTGCCCCTCCACGACGCCCCCACCCTCGAATGGGCACTCACCTGGCGCACCACCGCTGACAGCCCTACCATCCGCGCACTGGCCCAAACCGCCGCCGACCTCGGCCCCATCGCACTGTGA
- a CDS encoding IS110 family transposase has product MPSITKPTAPRPVAADAQEDILLGVDTHKDIHAAAVITVLGTALDGRSFPATAEGYRQLLAWARSFGRLRRAGVECTGSYGAALARHLRAEGIEVTEVNQPDKAARRRHGKTDAVDAEAAARAVLSGRATAAAKTSDGPVEMLRLFKLAKGSAIKSRTQAINQLKSVLVSADAALRESMAGLSNPHLFKRCAELDDLGSSGPARAARHILRLLARRIQHLTVEIDDLNNRIAEAVQVSTPGLLDVRGVGPDSAAALLISAGDNPERLVSEASFAALCGSSPVEASSGKTQRRRLNRGGDRQANAALYRIVLSRLRWEDRSRDYLRRRLAEGKTRREIIRCLKRYVAREIYRLILPANPAADCGSNPAASA; this is encoded by the coding sequence TTGCCCAGTATCACAAAGCCCACTGCCCCGCGTCCTGTCGCAGCAGATGCACAGGAGGACATCCTGCTCGGCGTGGACACCCACAAGGACATCCACGCAGCAGCCGTAATTACCGTGCTGGGCACCGCGCTGGACGGCCGCAGTTTCCCGGCGACGGCCGAGGGATACCGCCAACTTCTCGCATGGGCCAGATCTTTTGGCAGGCTGCGGCGGGCCGGTGTCGAGTGCACAGGCTCCTACGGAGCCGCCCTGGCCCGTCACCTTCGTGCCGAGGGCATCGAGGTGACCGAGGTCAACCAGCCGGACAAGGCAGCCCGACGCCGCCACGGCAAGACCGACGCCGTCGACGCCGAGGCGGCCGCCCGCGCCGTGCTCTCCGGACGCGCCACAGCCGCGGCGAAGACCAGTGACGGCCCGGTGGAGATGCTGCGACTGTTCAAGCTCGCGAAGGGGTCTGCGATCAAGTCGAGGACGCAGGCCATCAACCAGCTCAAGAGCGTTCTGGTCTCGGCTGACGCTGCGTTGCGTGAGTCGATGGCCGGGCTGAGTAACCCGCACCTGTTCAAGCGGTGCGCCGAACTGGACGACCTGGGGAGCTCCGGGCCGGCCAGGGCAGCCCGCCATATCTTGAGGCTGCTGGCCCGCCGCATCCAACATCTGACCGTGGAGATCGACGATCTCAACAATCGAATAGCCGAGGCGGTCCAAGTGAGCACACCGGGACTGTTGGATGTGCGCGGTGTCGGACCAGACAGTGCTGCGGCCTTGCTCATCTCTGCCGGCGACAACCCCGAGCGCCTCGTCAGCGAGGCATCCTTTGCCGCACTCTGCGGCAGCAGTCCGGTCGAAGCGTCATCAGGCAAGACCCAGCGGCGCAGACTGAACCGCGGCGGCGACCGACAAGCCAACGCTGCCCTCTACCGGATAGTCCTCAGCCGTCTGCGCTGGGAGGACCGTTCCCGGGACTACCTGCGCCGACGTCTGGCCGAGGGCAAAACCCGCCGCGAGATCATCCGCTGTCTCAAACGCTACGTCGCACGAGAGATCTACCGGCTCATCCTCCCCGCGAACCCAGCAGCTGACTGCGGAAGTAACCCCGCAGCCTCTGCTTGA
- a CDS encoding nuclear transport factor 2 family protein, translated as MSAMQAVFDRVEIEALRAEVTDAVMMRDFDRVASLFTPEGAMRWPHIDKEFVGREEIRAGIEWGQGLWEFFFQTVHPGVIRLDGDTAVGRVYIQEFGRMHDGTSHLNYALYHDRYQRMSDGWKFSERVYEVKYLDSTPLTGSPPRHLAHRRV; from the coding sequence ATGAGCGCTATGCAGGCCGTCTTCGATCGCGTCGAGATCGAGGCGCTGCGCGCCGAGGTCACCGACGCTGTGATGATGCGCGATTTCGACCGCGTCGCCTCGCTGTTCACGCCCGAGGGCGCCATGCGATGGCCGCACATCGACAAGGAGTTCGTCGGCCGCGAGGAGATCCGCGCGGGGATCGAGTGGGGGCAAGGACTGTGGGAGTTCTTCTTTCAGACCGTCCACCCCGGCGTCATCCGGCTCGACGGCGACACCGCGGTCGGGCGCGTGTACATCCAGGAGTTCGGTCGGATGCACGACGGCACCTCGCACCTGAACTACGCCCTCTATCACGACCGCTACCAGCGCATGTCCGACGGCTGGAAGTTCAGCGAACGCGTCTACGAGGTCAAGTACCTCGACTCCACCCCGCTTACGGGCTCACCGCCCCGACACCTGGCGCACAGGCGCGTCTGA